The sequence CTCCAGGCCATCCGCCGCCTCGAGCGCATGGTCGAGCGCGCCCGCAGTTCAGGCAATCCCCCCAACCATATCGATACCTGACGAACGGGTTGAACACCAGCTCGCCGTGCCCCGAGAGCCGGTCGCCGGGGAGGGGGGTGAGCAGCCCTCTGCCATGACGGAACCGCTTCCAGGCCAGCCACAACCGGGCCGAGGACAACGTCGGCTGCGCGACGTCTCCAACGGCAGCGCCACCGGCAACCAGTTCCTGGACAACCGCTGCCGGAGCTCCCAGCCGGAGGTCTGTGCGACTGACCCGGGGCCGCCTCAGCCCGACGGCTCGCCGTTGTCGCGGGAGGCGATGAACTCCACGACGTGGCGCACCGCCTCGTCCAGGGGGACGAAGTTGCGCTGCTGGCCGTTGCGGTAGCGGAACGACACGCTGCCCTGGGCGACGTCCTTCTCCCCGGCCAGGAGCATGAACGGGACCTTGGCCTTCTGGGCCTCGCGGATCTTGCGCTGCATGCGGTCGTCGGAGGCGTAGACCTCCACCCGCACGCCCTCGGCCCGCAGGCGCTCGGCCAGCGCCTCGAGGTAGGGCAGCTGGTCGCCCGAGATCGGGATGGCCGCCACCTGGACCGGGGCCAGCCAGGCGGGGAAGGCGCCGGCGTAGTGCTCGACCAGGATGCCGAAGAACCGTTCGATCGACCCGAACAGGGCCCGGTGGATCATGATCGGCCGCTGCCTGGAGCCGTCGGAGGCCTGGTACTCGAGCTCGAACCGCTGGGGCAGCTGGAAGTCGACCTGGATGGTGGACAGCTGCCAGGTCCGGCCGATGGCGTCGCGCCCCTGGACCGAGATCTTGGGCCCGTAGAAGGCCGCCCCGCCCTCGTCCAGCACGTAGTCCAGCCCCTCGGCGACCATGGCCCGGTGCAGCGCCTCGGTGGCGTCGGCCCATTCCTGCTCCGAGCCGACGAACTTCTCCTTCTCGGCGTCGCGGGTCGACAGCTCCAGGTAGAAGTCGCTGAGCCCGAAGTCGGCGAGCAGGTCGAGCACGAAGCGGAGCAGCTTCCGGAGCTCACCCTCGAGCTGCTCCGGGGTGCAGAAGATGTGGGCGTCGTCCATGGTCAGGCCGCGGACGCGGGTCAGGCCGTGCAGCACCCCGGACTTCTCGTAGCGGTAGACGGTGCCGAACTCGAACAGCGGCATCGGCAGCTCGCGGTAGCTGCGGCCCCGTGACCGGTAGATGAGGATGTGGAAGGGGCAGTTCATCGGCTTGAGGTAGTACCGCCTGCCCTCGTCCTCCAGCGGCGGGTACATGTGCTCGGCGTACCACCCGAGGTGCCCGGAGATGTCGAACAAGGTCTCCTTGGTGATGTGCGGCGAGTTGACGTACAGGTACCCGGCCTCCTCGTGCCGCTGGCGCGAGTACTCCTCCATCACCCGGCGGACGATGCTGCCCTTGGGATGGAACACGGCCAGGCCGGCGCCGATCTCGTCCGGGAACGAGAACAGGTCGAGCTCGACCCCGAGCCGGCGATGATCCCGCTTCTCGACCTCCTCCAGCATGCGGAGGTGCGCGGCCAGGGCGTCCCTGGACTCCCAGGCGGTGCCGTAGATCCGCTGGAGCTGCGGGTTCTGCTCGCTGCCGCGCCAGTAGGCACCCGCCGAGCGCAGCAGCTTGAAGGCCGGGATGGCCCGGGTCGAGGGGACGTGGGGGCCGCGGCACAGGTCGCGCCAGCGGCGCTCGCCGGACTTGGGATCGAGGTTGTCGTAGATGGTGAGCGGGCCGTCCCCCACCTCGACGGCCTCCTCGTCGCTGGCCCGGCTCCGCTGGTCGATGATCTGGAGCTTGTACGGCTCGTCGGCCAGCTCGGCGCGGGCCTCGTCGTCGGAGACGACCCGGCGGGCGAAGCGCTGGCCCTCCTTGACGATCTGCCGCATGCGCTGCTCGATCCGGTCCAGGTCGGCGGGGTGGAACGGCTGGGCCACGTCGAAGTCGTAGTAGAAGCCGTGCTCGATCGGCGGCCCGATGCCCAGCCTCGCCTCCGGGAACAGGTCCTGGACGGCCTGGGCGAGCACGTGCGCGGTCGAGTGCCGCATGATCATCCGGCCGTCGTCGCTGTCCAGGGCCACCGGCTCGACCACGTCGCCCTCCTCGACGACGTGGGCCAGGTCCCTGAGCACCCCGTTGACCCGGGCCGCGACCACGACCTTGTCCCCGTCGAACAGGCCGCCGGCGGTCGTGCCCGCATCCACCGCCCGCTCGTCCCGACCGACGTGGACGGCGATGCGCAGGTCGGACATCTCAGCTCCTGGTCACGACGGGAATGGTCGGGTCCGAATGCTAGCGAGCCGCGGCATCCGGCCGCCATGGACTTACCCCAGCCTCCCGGCCTTCCTTGCCTTACCCGAACACACGTTCTAGTGTGAGCCCGTGCAGACCTTCACCGACCTGCGGGGCCAGGCCCGGCCGCCCACCGACCTCCCCCTCTTCGACGCCCCGGCGACGGTGCGCACCTTCGACAGCCCCGAGTTCCGCGACCTCACCTTCTACGAGGTCGAAGCCAAGTCCATCCTCAACCGGGTCCCCGCGGCCAGCGGCATGCCGTTCGAGTGGACCATCAATGTGTATCGCGGCTGTTCTCACGCATGTAGTTACTGCGTATTTGGTGACACCCCTATTCTAATGGCTGATGGGAGAACGAGACCGCTGGCAGAAATCCAAGCTGGAGACGCGATATATGGTACTATTCGCGAAGGCTGGTTCCGCCGCTATGTCATCACGCACGTCCTCGACCACTGGTCCACCATCAAACCTGCGTATCAGATCACGCTAGAAGACGGAACACAGCTGATCACCAGCGGTGATCACCGATTGCTTACAGACCGCGGATGGAAATATGTAACCGGCCTGAAACCAGGTCCCGGACAACGACACTATCTGACAACCAAGAGCAAACTGATGGGAACCGGTGGTTTCGCTTCGCCGCCTAAGGGCGGGCCAGAGTATCGGCGGGGCTACCTCTGTGGCATGATTCATGGCGACGGACACGTCAGCTCTCGCATGTACAAGCCACCGAATGAGGACCTCAGGCGGGTCGATGTGTTCCGGCTCGGTCTGACGGATGTCGAGGCATTGCAAAGAACCCGCACGTATCTAGCCGAGTTCGGGATATCCACACACGAGTATGTTTTTCAGCGGTCGTCAACCAACCGGAAGCAACTGAACGGACTGGCAAGTAATGGGCCATCGAACATAGCTGCGATCAGGGAGACCATCACCGTTCCTTGTGTTCCCTCAATGGAATGGCGGAAAGGCTTTTTAGCTGGCATCTTCGACGCCGAAGGGTCCTATAGCGGCGCGGCCGTGCGGATCTCAAACACCGACCATGCCATTCTTGACCTCATCACCTCGAGCTTAGGCCACCTTGGCTTCCTATTCACTCGAAGGACAGTCGAGCGTGACGCATCGAGAAGGCCTATTACGAATGTTCGATTGCTAGGTGGAGTGCGGGAGCACCTGCGCTTCTTCCACACCGTCGACCCGGCGATCACTCGCAAGCGGACGATCGAGGGCGCTGCAGTCAAGCACAGCGCTCCTCTCCGGGTGGCCTCCATTGAGCCCCTGAGAATGGATCTCCCCCTATACGACATGACGACAGGTACCGGCGATTACATCTCCAATGGCACAATCTCCCACAACTGCTTCGCCCGACCCAGCCACACCTACCTGGGCTTCGACGCCGGGCGGGACTTCGAGCGCAAGATCGTGGTCAAGGTGAACGCGCCGGAGGTCCTGCGGCGGGAGCTGCGGAGGAAGAGCTGGCGCGGGGCCCATGTGGCGATGGGGACCAACACCGATCCCTACCAGCGGTGTGAGGGGCGGTACCGGCTGACCCGGGGGGTGCTGGAGGCGCTGCGGGACTACGCCAACCCGTGCTCGGTGCTGACCAAGTCGCCGCTGCTGCTGCGGGACCTGGACCTGTTCGTGGAGCTGGCCGAGACGGCCGGGTTCTCGGCCAACCTGTCCATCGGCACCCTGGACGAGGAGGTCTGGCGGCGCAGCGAGCCGGGGACGCCGCATCCCAAGGCGCGCATGGCCGCGGTCAAGCGGCTGGTCGCGGCCGGGATCCCCTGCGGGATCCTGATGGCGCCGATCCTGCCCGGGATCTCGGACTCGCCCGAGCAGCTGAAGGCGGTCGTCCGGGCGGCCGCCGACGCCGGGGCCAGCCACCTCACCCCGATCACCCTGCACCTTCGCCCGGGCGTGAAGGAGGAGGTCATGCCCTGGCTCGAGGAGGCCTACCCGGAGCTGGTGGCCGGCTACCGCCGCCTGTACCGCGGCTCCAACGCCCCCAAGGCGGTTTGCGAGGAGATCGGCAACCGGGTCCGGGCCGAGAAGCGCCGCCACCGGGCCTTCTCCTCCCCCACCACCTCGACCACCGCCCGCCGCCTCCCCGACCCCACCCCGACCGGCCACCCACCGCCCGACCCCGAGCCGGC comes from Actinomycetota bacterium and encodes:
- the thrS gene encoding threonine--tRNA ligase, with product MSDLRIAVHVGRDERAVDAGTTAGGLFDGDKVVVAARVNGVLRDLAHVVEEGDVVEPVALDSDDGRMIMRHSTAHVLAQAVQDLFPEARLGIGPPIEHGFYYDFDVAQPFHPADLDRIEQRMRQIVKEGQRFARRVVSDDEARAELADEPYKLQIIDQRSRASDEEAVEVGDGPLTIYDNLDPKSGERRWRDLCRGPHVPSTRAIPAFKLLRSAGAYWRGSEQNPQLQRIYGTAWESRDALAAHLRMLEEVEKRDHRRLGVELDLFSFPDEIGAGLAVFHPKGSIVRRVMEEYSRQRHEEAGYLYVNSPHITKETLFDISGHLGWYAEHMYPPLEDEGRRYYLKPMNCPFHILIYRSRGRSYRELPMPLFEFGTVYRYEKSGVLHGLTRVRGLTMDDAHIFCTPEQLEGELRKLLRFVLDLLADFGLSDFYLELSTRDAEKEKFVGSEQEWADATEALHRAMVAEGLDYVLDEGGAAFYGPKISVQGRDAIGRTWQLSTIQVDFQLPQRFELEYQASDGSRQRPIMIHRALFGSIERFFGILVEHYAGAFPAWLAPVQVAAIPISGDQLPYLEALAERLRAEGVRVEVYASDDRMQRKIREAQKAKVPFMLLAGEKDVAQGSVSFRYRNGQQRNFVPLDEAVRHVVEFIASRDNGEPSG
- a CDS encoding intein-containing Rv2578c family radical SAM protein, giving the protein MQTFTDLRGQARPPTDLPLFDAPATVRTFDSPEFRDLTFYEVEAKSILNRVPAASGMPFEWTINVYRGCSHACSYCVFGDTPILMADGRTRPLAEIQAGDAIYGTIREGWFRRYVITHVLDHWSTIKPAYQITLEDGTQLITSGDHRLLTDRGWKYVTGLKPGPGQRHYLTTKSKLMGTGGFASPPKGGPEYRRGYLCGMIHGDGHVSSRMYKPPNEDLRRVDVFRLGLTDVEALQRTRTYLAEFGISTHEYVFQRSSTNRKQLNGLASNGPSNIAAIRETITVPCVPSMEWRKGFLAGIFDAEGSYSGAAVRISNTDHAILDLITSSLGHLGFLFTRRTVERDASRRPITNVRLLGGVREHLRFFHTVDPAITRKRTIEGAAVKHSAPLRVASIEPLRMDLPLYDMTTGTGDYISNGTISHNCFARPSHTYLGFDAGRDFERKIVVKVNAPEVLRRELRRKSWRGAHVAMGTNTDPYQRCEGRYRLTRGVLEALRDYANPCSVLTKSPLLLRDLDLFVELAETAGFSANLSIGTLDEEVWRRSEPGTPHPKARMAAVKRLVAAGIPCGILMAPILPGISDSPEQLKAVVRAAADAGASHLTPITLHLRPGVKEEVMPWLEEAYPELVAGYRRLYRGSNAPKAVCEEIGNRVRAEKRRHRAFSSPTTSTTARRLPDPTPTGHPPPDPEPATQLSLTLG